The stretch of DNA AGATCTAAAGATCCCGCTGGATACTGAAACAAGTTCAGCACATGAAGCGGGATTAATCTGTCTGCCGGCAGGCAGGTTCAACTTACAATTTTGAAGACATTGCTTCGCAACTTTTCAAAATTGAGTTTCACTAATAAATTTACTCTTTAATATGAAACAGTTTTCTTTGTTTTTTGTCGCTATTTTTTTCTTATTTACATCGTCAACTATAGCACAAGAGACAAATGAAACCAAACCCTTGGATTCTGTTCAAAATGAAACTACTGTTCAACAAAAGACACCTGTAAATAATTCTGTAGACACTTTAAGCATAAATAACACAGATTCAAAACCTGAAGATGCATCAATAAAAAGTACTACTAATAGCTCTACAAATACCATTATTCCAAGTCAAGGTTTTTCAATTAATAGCTTATGGCGAGGTATTTTAGGCATGATTTCTTTAGTATTTCTAGCCTTTCTTTTTAGTAGCAATAGAAAAGCCATTAATTGGAAGATTGTCGGTATTGGTTTAGCCTTTCAGTTATTAATTGCTATTGGCGTTTTAAAAGTTGAATTCATTAAGGGCATTTTTGAATTTATTGGTGGGCTTTTTGTTGAAGTCTTAGAGTTCACAAGAGCAGGTAGTAAGTTTTTGTTTGAAGGATTAGTTGTAGATATGGATACGTTTGGGTTTATATTTGCTTTTCAAGTATTACCAACCATTATATTCTTTTCTGCCTTAACTTCCGTTTTATTTTATTTAGGCATTATTCAAAAGGTGGTAAAAGCTATGGCTTGGTTACTTTCTAAAGCTTTAAAAATTTCTGGAGCAGAGAGCCTGAGTGTAGCTGGTAACATCTTTTTAGGTCAAACAGAAGCACCTCTTTTAATAAAGGCTTATTTAGAAAAAATGAATAAGTCCGAAATGCTTTTAGTCATGATTGGTGGCATGGCAACTGTTGCAGGAGCCGTATTAGCAGCATACATAGGCTTTTTAGGAGGTAATGATCCAGAACTCAGATTATTTTATGCAAAACA from Flavivirga spongiicola encodes:
- a CDS encoding NupC/NupG family nucleoside CNT transporter; the encoded protein is MKQFSLFFVAIFFLFTSSTIAQETNETKPLDSVQNETTVQQKTPVNNSVDTLSINNTDSKPEDASIKSTTNSSTNTIIPSQGFSINSLWRGILGMISLVFLAFLFSSNRKAINWKIVGIGLAFQLLIAIGVLKVEFIKGIFEFIGGLFVEVLEFTRAGSKFLFEGLVVDMDTFGFIFAFQVLPTIIFFSALTSVLFYLGIIQKVVKAMAWLLSKALKISGAESLSVAGNIFLGQTEAPLLIKAYLEKMNKSEMLLVMIGGMATVAGAVLAAYIGFLGGNDPELRLFYAKHLLAASVMAAPGAIVISKILYPQTEDVNTDVKVSQEKIGANILDAIANGTTEGLKLAVNVGAMLLVFVAFIAMFNGILGWVGDISTINTWVVSNTPYKSLSLELILGYTFAPLMWLIGVAKEDMALMGQLLGIKLAASEFIGYIQLRDLKNVTSAVHLNYEKSIIMATYMLCGFANFASIGIQIGGIGSLAPGQRKLLSQFGMKALIGGTIASLISATIAGMIIG